The genomic stretch TATTTTCACCTATAGTTCAACAAATTAAGTTTGAAACTTAGAAAGATTAAATTATCTGTTTAGAGATAGAAATAACAAAAGAATAGATAGTAAAATTTTATTATTTTCATATTTTAATAGTGTGTTATTTTTCAATACTTCTATCTCTACACTCAATTGCTTTGTTGTAATATTCTACAGCTTTTTTTACATCTCCTAATCTTTCATATATCCTTGCAATGCTTAATAATATATCTACACGATATGGATAAAGGCTAAGAGCTTTTTTATAGTATTTTAATGCTTCATCTGACTTTCCTAATCTTTCATACAATTCTCCTTTGTAATACCATAAATATACATCATCCTCTCTAATATCTAATCCCATTTTTATGTATCTTTCAGCAGTTTCTAAGTCACCAACAATCAATGCTACAGATACAGCGTGCCTAATAGCGTCCAACCATCTAACTCCTAATTCATCTATTAATTTTTTAAAACAATCAAGAGATTCTTTAAATTTACCCATTCTCTTTAATAACACACCCATTAAATATAAAGCATTTTTATCATTTGGTTTTAGCTCTAATGCTTTTTTCAAGCATAGTAATGCATCATCATATTTTCCTAATTTTCTTAAAATATCTGCTTTTTTAACCCATATTGGAACAAATCTTGGCGCATAAGTTAATAACTCATCACAAGATTTTAATGCTTCTTCATATTCTCCTAAGAATTCTGTGCAAATAAGTTTTAATAAAAATGCTGAAAGGAATTTATTTTCAGTACCTAAAGCGTTTTTGTAACAAGAAAATGCTTTATCACATCTTCCCAACAAACCATAAGATTGTCCAAGAAATACCCAAACAATTGGGTTCTTAGAACCATAATTTACTAATTTCTCAAAAGTATCAATTGCTTTGTTAATTTCACCCATAGCGTTTAGTATCAATCCTTTCAAAAATAAAGCTAATCTAAAATCAGGCTCTAATTCTAAGGCTCTATCAATGTAATATAATGCTTTTAGTAAATCTCCTTCAAATAATTCTCTATAACATTTTAAAAGGTATGTTGTAGCTTCTAATGCTCTAACTCTTGGTAATTCTTTAGTGTGTGTATCCATAATATTCCCCACATTTTTAAAATTTAATTATTAGTTTTAGTTAATGTATGTTAATCTTTTTATCTATAAATAATTTTTTATCAATATTACCTTCAGCTCTTAATACATTTTTAAATTTAGAGAGATACTTAGATATTTTTAATAATTTTTCTACTTCTTCATAAAATGGAATCTTTCTAAAATGCTCTCTCCTATTTAATTCTAATAGGTATCTTATAATTTCTTCCTCATTTTCTTGATTATGGTATTTTGCAATGTTGTTTTTTATAGATTTAAAGATACCAATATCTATTAACTTTATATTGTTACCAAAAATTTCTTTGCATCTTTCAAACATTTCATCAAAATTTTTACTACTAAAAATATATCTTCCAAACTCTTCTCTCTCTTCCCAAGTAATTTTAAAATCTTTATATAGTAAAGTTTTACTACTATGTTCCATACCATTTTCAATAATCTCTTCAAAATTATCAAAATAAAGTTCTTTTATATATTCAATTACTTCTTTAATAACTTTTTTATCAGTTTCTCCCTTACAAATTCCTTTGCAGTAATGTTTTATTATCAACAAAGGAGTTCCATCCCACTTTACCATACTACTGAATGGAAAAATTTTACACATTAAAGGTTTAAACTCATAACCTTTTTCTAAATGAACTCTACATAAATTATTATTTAATAAAATACATCCTCTTTCATTAATTTTTAGTCTATATTTAAATTCTCCTTTGCATCTCTCTATACAATCTTTGTAATCTTTAAGTTTTAAAACATCGAAGTAATTTAAATATATTCTCCATCCCTCACAAGAACAGCAGTATGCACAATTAATACATCTATAGGTAATTCCGTTAAAAGTTATTTCCCACTTCATATAAGTCACTTAAAAGATTTTTTATATTAAGAGTTTATTTAAATTTACTTATGAGTATTACTTAACAATTAATGTTAATGTAATTTAATGTTAATAGATAATAATTAACCATAGAGATGGGTGATTATTTTGATGTTATTTATAAAACTACTCTATGCATTCGCTTTTGTTATAGTAGCCATTGTTATCGCATATATTGAAAAGTTAGGCATTGAGAAAAAAATATTTTATGTTTCAATATTGGCGTTAATTCAACTGTTTATATTGGGATATGCCTTACTTTATATTTTTTCTTTAGGAATAATAGGAGCATTTTTTATGATTTCATTAATGATTACTGTGGCATCATATTTAATAATGAGAGAAATAAAGTTAAAGCATAAGAAAAAACTTTTTCTTAGTTTATTTGTTACATTTTTAGCAACAACTATAGTTTCATTAATTATATTAGTATTTTCTGATGTTATTAAATTTGAGCCTATTTATGTAATTCCACTAATGGGAATGGTTGTTGGTAATACGATGAATACAATCCATTTAACATTAGATAAAATCATAGATTTAGTAAAATCTGAAAGAGATATTTTATTGGGATATTTAGCATTAGGAGCTACTGAATTAACTGCTTTAAAGCCTTTTATAAAAAATGCAGTAAAATCAGCAATAATTCCACAAATGAATAGGACGAAATCTGTTGGAGTTATCTTTATTCCGGGAGCAATGGTTGGTATGTTATTAAGTGGAGCTAATCCTTTGTATGCCGCAGAAATCCAAATTGTAATAATGTGGATGATTTTAAGCTCTTCAATAATTTCTGGAATTTTGATTTGTTATTTAATGTATAAAGAGATTATTAGGATATAAAAATATCATTAAATAGAAAAAGATCTAAAACATAATATAAGTAATACAGATTAACAGATTAATTTAACAGATTAATAGTAGGATGATGATTATGAAGTTAATAGAAGAAGCCATAAAGTTGGAGAGTGATTTAATAAAAATTAACTCAGTTAATCCATCATTTGGTGGAAAAGGAGAGAAAGAAAAGGCAGAATATGTTAAAAAAAAGTTAATGGAATATGTTAAAAAATATAACATAAAAAACTATACTCTAAAAGAATATAATACTACTGACAAATATGGCATTGAGAGGCCAAATATAGTATTTAAAGTAGATTTTGGAAAAGAAAAAACTTTACATATTATATCTCACTTAGATACTGTCCCAGAAGGGGATATAAGTTTATGGACTACAGATCCTTATGAACCTGTAATTAAAGACGGAAAAATTTATGGTAGAGGAGCAGAAGATAACCATAAAGGGATAGTTTCCTCTATACTATTATTAAAAATGATTTTTGAGAATAAAATTACTCCAAAATATAACTTATCTTTAATCTTTGTTTCTGATGAAGAAGATGGTAGTGAATACGGCTTAAAATATCTCTTAAATAACTTTGAAAATGAGATATTCAAAAAAGATGATTTAATAATTGTCCCTGATTTTGGAACTCCAACGGGAGAATTTATTGAGATTGGAGAAAAAGGAATATTGTGGATAAAATTCACAATTAAAGGGAAACAGTGTCACGGAAGCACACCAGAAAGTGGTTTAAACTCAAATATTATTTTATTTAACTTTGCAAATGAATTGTATAATAATCTATATGAAACTTTTTCTGAAAAAAATCCAATATTTCTTCCAAAATATTCAACATTTGAACCAACTATGTTAAAAAACAATGTAACTAATCCTAACACAATTCCTGGAAGTGTAGAGGTTGTATTTGATTGTAGAATTTTACCAAATTACAAAATAGAGGATGTTTTAAATTTTATAAATAAGTTTATAGAAAAATTTGACTTTAAAAAATACATTAAACACTATGATAACTTAACAACTCCAAAAATAAATTATGAAATATTAAAATTAGAAAATTCAAATTACACAGACGAAAATTCAGAAATTATCAAAGAGTTGAAAAATGCTATTAAAAAAGTATTAAATAGAGAAGCAAAACTTTGTGGAATGGGCGGAGGTACTGTTGCAGCATTTTTAAGATATAAGGGTTATAAAGTAGGAGTTTGGGGTATTGGTGAAGAAACTGCCCATCAACCTAATGAATACATTAAAATAGAGGATTTAGTAAAAATGGCTAAGGTTTTCTATGAAATTTTAAAACAGTGAGAGTATGCACATTGTAAAAATTGGAGGTTCTTTAACCTATGATGCCAAACCTTTATTAAAAACACTAAAAGATTATGCTAAAGAAAATAATAAAAATATTGTCATAATACCAGGAGGAGGAGAATTCGCAAATGTAGTTAGAAAAATTGACAAATTTTTAAATCTTTCAAATTCATTATCTCACAAATTAGCAATAAAATGTATGGACTTAATTGGAGAAATTTACTCTGAAATAGGAAATATTAAAGCATATGATACATTGTTTAATTTAAAAAGAGAAATAAATAAAGAAAAAATAGCAATATTATTACCCTCAAAAATTTTAATATCCACTGACATATCTGAACATTCTTGGGACGTAACATCAGACTCATTAAGTTTATATATTGGAAATCTATTAGATGTTAAAGAAATAATAATAGCTACAGATGTTGATGGAATATATGATAAGTTTCCTGGAGGGAAACTATTAAATATTATTAATGCGAATGAAATACAAGGCTTAACCTCTGTAGATAAAACTTTTCCTATTCTCTTAAAAAAATTTAAAATGACTGCTTATGTTGTAAATGGCAAATATCCGCAAAGAGTTATTGACATCTTAGAAGGAAAACCTAACATATATACAAAAATTGTCATAGATTAAGATTACAAACACAAAATATTACAATAAAATTTAAACAAATTATAAACATAAATAAAAATTAAAAAATTTAAAAATTAGAAAATTGGGTGAAAAATATGAAATACATTTGTATAAGCTGTAATGCTGAAATAGCTCCAAGAGAGAAATCAACAAAGTTTTTATGTCCAAACTGTGGAGAGGTAGAGATAGTAAGATGTGAAAGATGTAGAAAATTAAACAACCCTTACAAGTGTCCAAAGTGTGGATTTGAGGGACCATAATAAAAATAATGTGGTGAAATAATGGCGTCAGTGTTAGCAAAAATAAAAATTATGCCAAAAAGTCCAGAAGTTGATAAAGAACAGTTAAAAGAAAAAGTAAAAAAAGTTTTAGAAACTCAGGATGTTGCTATAAGAGGATTATTTGATGAGCCATTAGCTTTTGGATTATACACAGTATATGTAGTTATTGAAATGGAAGAAAGAGAAGGAGGAACAGAACCTATAGAGAATGCTTTAGCTGAAATTGACGATGTTGAGAGTGTTGAAACAGTAGAAGTTTCATTAGCATAAATTTTGTAACTTTTTTAAATTATTTAAGCAATATTCACTTTTATTTTGTTATTTCGTTTATTCGTAAATTATATATAACACTTTAAAAATTCTATATTCTTACATTCTAAAATTCTATCTCTTTCAATTATTATGGACTTAATTCAATCTATTGATATATTATTACTTAAAGAAACAATTAAAATTTATTAGCCTTAAACATTATTAAAGGTGGTATATTATGGGTAAATTAAAATATAAAATACAGGTTAATCCTGAAAAAACTGCAAGAGCTATGGGAAGAAACATTCCAATATCAAGAAAGCACGCAAGAGAGATTTGTAAATCAATAAATGGAATGAAGTTAGATGAAGCTATAAAATTCTTAGAAGATGTTATTGCAATGAAAAGACCAGTTCTATTTAGAAGACACTGCAAAAAAGTAGGACACAGAAAAGGTAAATTAGGATGGCCTGCAGGAAGATACCCAGTTAAAGCAGCTAAGGCAATCTTAAAGATATTAAACTATGCAAAGGCAAATGCTGAATATAAAGGTTTAAATGTAGAAAAATTGAGAATAAAACATATTTCAACAAATAAAGGAATAACAATAAAAAGATACATGCCAAGAGCTTTTGGTAGAGCCACTCCTAAGTTCCAAGAAACCGTTCATATACAAGTTATCTTAGAAGAATACCACTAAAAATAATAAATAATTTATAAAAGGTGGAAAGATGATTGAAAGAGTATTTGTTAAAGAAAATGTTAAAAGGTTGTTAATTGATGAATACTTTAAAAAGGAGTTAAGTAGAGCAGGTTACAGTCACTGTGAGATAAGAAAAACACCAATAGGAACAAAGATTATAATATATGCTGAAAAACCTGGTTTTGTTATTGGTAGAAGAGGTAGTAGAATAAGAGAATTAACTGAAACATTAAGTAAAGAGTTTGGTGTTGAAAAACCACAAATCGATGTTAAACCCGTAGAAAATCCTGACTTGGATGCTCAAGTTGTCGCTTTAAAAATAGCTCAGTCATTAGAGAGAGGATTACATTTCAGAAGAGTTGGACACACTGCTGTAAGAAGAGTTATGAATGCTGGTGCTAAGGGAGTTGTAGTAATTATTTCTGGAAAATTAACTGGAGAAAGAGCAAGAACTGAGAAATTTATGGCTGGATATATGAAACACTGTGGAGAGCCTGCTGAGGATTTAGTAGATAAGGGAAGAGCTATTGCAAAAACAAAGCCTGGGATTATTGGAGTTACAGTAAAAATTATGAGACCAGATGTCTTATTACCTGATGAGATTATAATTAAAGAAGATGCAGAAGTTAAGCATGTAGTAGAAGAGGAGGAACAATAAAGGTGAGAGCTTATGGCAATATTAAGAGCTAATGAGTTAAGAGAAATGTCTATTGATGAATT from Methanocaldococcus lauensis encodes the following:
- a CDS encoding M20 family metallo-hydrolase — translated: MKLIEEAIKLESDLIKINSVNPSFGGKGEKEKAEYVKKKLMEYVKKYNIKNYTLKEYNTTDKYGIERPNIVFKVDFGKEKTLHIISHLDTVPEGDISLWTTDPYEPVIKDGKIYGRGAEDNHKGIVSSILLLKMIFENKITPKYNLSLIFVSDEEDGSEYGLKYLLNNFENEIFKKDDLIIVPDFGTPTGEFIEIGEKGILWIKFTIKGKQCHGSTPESGLNSNIILFNFANELYNNLYETFSEKNPIFLPKYSTFEPTMLKNNVTNPNTIPGSVEVVFDCRILPNYKIEDVLNFINKFIEKFDFKKYIKHYDNLTTPKINYEILKLENSNYTDENSEIIKELKNAIKKVLNREAKLCGMGGGTVAAFLRYKGYKVGVWGIGEETAHQPNEYIKIEDLVKMAKVFYEILKQ
- a CDS encoding tetratricopeptide repeat protein; translation: MDTHTKELPRVRALEATTYLLKCYRELFEGDLLKALYYIDRALELEPDFRLALFLKGLILNAMGEINKAIDTFEKLVNYGSKNPIVWVFLGQSYGLLGRCDKAFSCYKNALGTENKFLSAFLLKLICTEFLGEYEEALKSCDELLTYAPRFVPIWVKKADILRKLGKYDDALLCLKKALELKPNDKNALYLMGVLLKRMGKFKESLDCFKKLIDELGVRWLDAIRHAVSVALIVGDLETAERYIKMGLDIREDDVYLWYYKGELYERLGKSDEALKYYKKALSLYPYRVDILLSIARIYERLGDVKKAVEYYNKAIECRDRSIEK
- a CDS encoding ABC transporter permease, coding for MLFIKLLYAFAFVIVAIVIAYIEKLGIEKKIFYVSILALIQLFILGYALLYIFSLGIIGAFFMISLMITVASYLIMREIKLKHKKKLFLSLFVTFLATTIVSLIILVFSDVIKFEPIYVIPLMGMVVGNTMNTIHLTLDKIIDLVKSERDILLGYLALGATELTALKPFIKNAVKSAIIPQMNRTKSVGVIFIPGAMVGMLLSGANPLYAAEIQIVIMWMILSSSIISGILICYLMYKEIIRI
- a CDS encoding zinc finger domain-containing protein, translating into MKYICISCNAEIAPREKSTKFLCPNCGEVEIVRCERCRKLNNPYKCPKCGFEGP
- a CDS encoding 30S ribosomal protein S3, producing the protein MIERVFVKENVKRLLIDEYFKKELSRAGYSHCEIRKTPIGTKIIIYAEKPGFVIGRRGSRIRELTETLSKEFGVEKPQIDVKPVENPDLDAQVVALKIAQSLERGLHFRRVGHTAVRRVMNAGAKGVVVIISGKLTGERARTEKFMAGYMKHCGEPAEDLVDKGRAIAKTKPGIIGVTVKIMRPDVLLPDEIIIKEDAEVKHVVEEEEQ
- a CDS encoding YkgJ family cysteine cluster protein — protein: MKWEITFNGITYRCINCAYCCSCEGWRIYLNYFDVLKLKDYKDCIERCKGEFKYRLKINERGCILLNNNLCRVHLEKGYEFKPLMCKIFPFSSMVKWDGTPLLIIKHYCKGICKGETDKKVIKEVIEYIKELYFDNFEEIIENGMEHSSKTLLYKDFKITWEEREEFGRYIFSSKNFDEMFERCKEIFGNNIKLIDIGIFKSIKNNIAKYHNQENEEEIIRYLLELNRREHFRKIPFYEEVEKLLKISKYLSKFKNVLRAEGNIDKKLFIDKKINIH
- the rplV gene encoding 50S ribosomal protein L22 — protein: MGKLKYKIQVNPEKTARAMGRNIPISRKHAREICKSINGMKLDEAIKFLEDVIAMKRPVLFRRHCKKVGHRKGKLGWPAGRYPVKAAKAILKILNYAKANAEYKGLNVEKLRIKHISTNKGITIKRYMPRAFGRATPKFQETVHIQVILEEYH
- the mfnE gene encoding [5-(aminomethyl)furan-3-yl]methyl phosphate kinase; protein product: MHIVKIGGSLTYDAKPLLKTLKDYAKENNKNIVIIPGGGEFANVVRKIDKFLNLSNSLSHKLAIKCMDLIGEIYSEIGNIKAYDTLFNLKREINKEKIAILLPSKILISTDISEHSWDVTSDSLSLYIGNLLDVKEIIIATDVDGIYDKFPGGKLLNIINANEIQGLTSVDKTFPILLKKFKMTAYVVNGKYPQRVIDILEGKPNIYTKIVID
- a CDS encoding elongation factor 1-beta, with the protein product MASVLAKIKIMPKSPEVDKEQLKEKVKKVLETQDVAIRGLFDEPLAFGLYTVYVVIEMEEREGGTEPIENALAEIDDVESVETVEVSLA